The Musa acuminata AAA Group cultivar baxijiao chromosome BXJ2-2, Cavendish_Baxijiao_AAA, whole genome shotgun sequence genome has a segment encoding these proteins:
- the LOC135604872 gene encoding protein RADIALIS-like 3, with product HYIYTHSHTHPSSNLPFDSGVPSLLPFSSHPLGNVASGSLSRGSTSSWTPQQNKLFERALAVYDKDTPDRWQNVARAVGGGKTAEEVKKHYELLLEDLEHIESGRVPYPNYKSSGSRDGGADEEQR from the coding sequence cactatatatatacacactcacACACACACCCGTCTTCCAATCTCCCATTCGATTCTGGAGTCCCCTCCCTCCTTCCATTCTCGAGTCATCCTCTCGGCAACGTGGCGTCGGGATCGCTCTCACGTGGCTCGACCTCCTCGTGGACTCCGCAGCAGAACAAGCTCTTCGAGCGGGCTCTCGCGGTGTACGACAAAGACACCCCGGATCGCTGGCAGAATGTGGCACGAGCCGTCGGCGGAGGGAAGACCGCCGAAGAGGTCAAGAAACACTACGAGCTGCTGCTTGAGGACCTCGAGCACATCGAGTCGGGTCGGGTGCCGTATCCAAATTACAAGTCTTCCGGCAGCCGGGACGGTGGCGCCGATGAGGAACAGAGGTAG